A section of the Oryza sativa Japonica Group chromosome 1, ASM3414082v1 genome encodes:
- the LOC4323836 gene encoding uncharacterized protein isoform X1 has protein sequence MGEPLRTLQNDQSEAKDKGNKIDIKYELTSAILSLKHQQASGRLKMPSRLPARYPHNVGHCAELIMNLGIGEDVHCLNVMRSCNHENILHPGIIKEVIIGDSSFNVAWMERYTRVLSEYVQLLLSTARFHAPVGATLLLPSPHLQMVLRGIFDGMEQLFLNGYYHGNFSLENTYCFLECSTPVVKLTNFRKKGNSRELLTQTFFLGKLSIPEQAMTWGVEEVRSDRYLSISCIECEICSFVACSLDQVVGSSLFCV, from the exons ATGGGTGAACCATTAAGAACTCTTCAAAATG ATCAATCAGAAGCTAAGGATAAGGGGAACAAG ATAGATATTAAGTACGAGCTGACTTCTGCAATACTGAGTCTAAAGCATCAACAAGCATCTGGCAGGTTGAAGATGCCTTCAAGACTGCCAGCAAGATATCCCCATAATGTGGGACATTGTGCAGAGCTTATCATGAATTTGGGCATTGGAGAAGATGTTCATTGCTTAAATGTAATGAGATCGTGTAACCATGAGAACATATTACATCCTGGAATTATTAAGGAAGTTATCATTGGTGACAGCTCCTTTAATGTGGCCTGGATGGAGCGTTACACTCGTGTGTTATCAGAATATGTGCAATTGCTCCTGTCAACAGCTCGGTTTCATGCCCCCGTTGGTGCAACTCTCTTACTTCCGTCACCCCATCTCCAGATGGTTTTGAG AGGAATATTTGACGGGATGGAACAGCTGTTTCTCAACGGGTATTATCATGGGAACTTTTCTCTAGAGAACACATATTGTTTCCTTGAATGTTCTACTCCAGTCGTGAAGCTCACAAATTTTAGAAAGAAAG GAAACAGCAGAGAGCTATTAACACAAACATTTTTTCTTGGAAAATTATCAA TTCCAGAGCAAGCTATGACCTGGGGTGTGGAGGAGGTGCGGAGTGATCGATATTTGTCCATAAGCTGCATTGAGTGCGAAATTTGTTCTTTTGTTGCATGTTCTTTGGACCAGGTTGTTGGGTCTTCTCTCTTTTGTGTTTGA
- the LOC4323836 gene encoding uncharacterized protein isoform X2 — protein MGEPLRTLQNDQSEAKDKGNKIDIKYELTSAILSLKHQQASGRLKMPSRLPARYPHNVGHCAELIMNLGIGEDVHCLNVMRSCNHENILHPGIIKEVIIGDSSFNVAWMERYTRVLSEYVQLLLSTARFHAPVGATLLLPSPHLQMVLRGIFDGMEQLFLNGYYHGNFSLENTYCFLECSTPVVKLTNFRKKVPEQAMTWGVEEVRSDRYLSISCIECEICSFVACSLDQVVGSSLFCV, from the exons ATGGGTGAACCATTAAGAACTCTTCAAAATG ATCAATCAGAAGCTAAGGATAAGGGGAACAAG ATAGATATTAAGTACGAGCTGACTTCTGCAATACTGAGTCTAAAGCATCAACAAGCATCTGGCAGGTTGAAGATGCCTTCAAGACTGCCAGCAAGATATCCCCATAATGTGGGACATTGTGCAGAGCTTATCATGAATTTGGGCATTGGAGAAGATGTTCATTGCTTAAATGTAATGAGATCGTGTAACCATGAGAACATATTACATCCTGGAATTATTAAGGAAGTTATCATTGGTGACAGCTCCTTTAATGTGGCCTGGATGGAGCGTTACACTCGTGTGTTATCAGAATATGTGCAATTGCTCCTGTCAACAGCTCGGTTTCATGCCCCCGTTGGTGCAACTCTCTTACTTCCGTCACCCCATCTCCAGATGGTTTTGAG AGGAATATTTGACGGGATGGAACAGCTGTTTCTCAACGGGTATTATCATGGGAACTTTTCTCTAGAGAACACATATTGTTTCCTTGAATGTTCTACTCCAGTCGTGAAGCTCACAAATTTTAGAAAGAAAG TTCCAGAGCAAGCTATGACCTGGGGTGTGGAGGAGGTGCGGAGTGATCGATATTTGTCCATAAGCTGCATTGAGTGCGAAATTTGTTCTTTTGTTGCATGTTCTTTGGACCAGGTTGTTGGGTCTTCTCTCTTTTGTGTTTGA